The following are encoded together in the Chaetodon trifascialis isolate fChaTrf1 chromosome 3, fChaTrf1.hap1, whole genome shotgun sequence genome:
- the LOC139328708 gene encoding elastase-1-like, whose amino-acid sequence MLRFLVLTSLAALVLAELEPQPRYLEDDTVQERVVGGEVARPNSWPWQISLQYKSGNAFYHTCGGTLIRRGWVMTAAHCVDRSRTWRVVLGDHNINSHEGREQYMSVSRVHIHPKWNSNNVAGGWDIALLRLSSDASLNNYVQLGALPPTGQILPHNNPCYISGWGRTQTGGQLSAQLKQAYLPVVDHKTCSSYGWWGSTVKNSMVCAGGGSESGCQGDSGGPLNCSVNGQWVVHGVTSFVSSSGCNAYKRPTVFTRVSDYISWMNSVSIKH is encoded by the exons ATGCTCCGGTTTCTTGTGTTGACCTCTCTCGCAGCCCTCG TGCTGGCTGAGCTGGAGCCTCAGCCCAGGTACCTGGAGGATGATACAGTTCAGGAGAGAGTTGTGGGAGGCGAGGTGGCCAGACCCAACTCCTGGCCCTGGCAG ATCTCTCTTCAGTACAAATCTGGCAACGCGTTCTACCACACCTGTGGAGGAACTCTGATCAGGAGAGGATGGGTCATGACCGCTGCTCACTGTGTGGACAG GTCCAGGACTTGGCGTGTTGTTCTTGGAGATCACAACATCAACTCCCACGAGGGCAGAGAGCAGTACATGAGCGTGAGCCGCGTTCACATCCACCCCAAGTGGAACTCAAACAATGTTGCTGGAGG GTGGGACATTGCTCTCCTCCGTCTGTCCTCTGATGCTTCTCTCAACAACTACGTCCAGCTCGGCGCCCTGCCTCCCACCGGCCAGATCCTGCCCCACAACAACCCCTGCTACATCAGCGGATGGGGTCGCACCCAGA CTGGAGGCCAGCTGTCTGCTCAGCTGAAGCAGGCCTACCTGCCTGTTGTTGACCACAAGACCTGCTCCAGCTACGGATGGTGGGGCAGCACCGTGAAGAACTCCATGGTCTGCGCCGGTGGTGGCAGTGAGTCTGGTTGCCAG GGCGACTCCGGCGGCCCCCTGAACTGCAGTGTCAACGGCCAGTGGGTTGTCCACGGTGTGACCAGCTTTGTGTCCTCCTCTGGCTGCAACGCCTACAAGAGGCCCACCGTCTTCACCCGTGTCTCTGACTACATCAGCTGGATGAACAGCGTCAGTATTAAACACTAA
- the LOC139352055 gene encoding elastase-1-like yields the protein MLRFLVLTSLAAVVLSELAPQPRYMEDILTRVVGGEVAEPNSWPWQISLQYRSSNGWYHTCGGTLIQRGWVMTAAHCVDSRRTYRVVLGDHDIYSTAGTEQAIAVREIHIHSGWDSSNVAGGDDIALLRLSSDATLNSFVQLGSLPPSGQVLPNNNPCYVTGWGRTATGGSLSAQLKEAYLPVVDHKTCSSKGWWGSAIKTTMVCAGGYDEAGCNGDSGGPLNCLVNGKYVVHGIASFVSGYGCNTYQKPTVFTRVSAFIEWMDKVSIRVLYILLAEVELQSSDMQRRSAGRVVGGEEVPHHSSWPWQENDAAMTLFL from the exons ATGCTCAGATTTCTGGTGTTGACAAGTCTCGCAGCCGTAG tgctgtctgaGCTGGCACCCCAGCCCAGGTACATGGAGGACATCTTAACAAGGGTTGTGGGAGGTGAGGTGGCCGAACCCAACTCTTGGCCCTGGCAG ATCTCCCTTCAGTATAGATCTAGCAACGGCTGGTACCACACATGTGGAGGAACTCTGATTCAGAGAGGCTGGGTTAtgacagctgctcactgtgtgGACAG CCGAAGGACGTACCGTGTCGTTCTCGGTGATCATGACATCTACAGCACCGCTGGCACAGAGCAGGCCATTGCCGTCAGGGAAATCCACATCCATTCTGGATGGGACTCCAGCAATGTGGCTGGCGG GGACGACATTGCCCTGCTGCGTTTGTCCTCTGATGCCACTCTGAACTCCTTCGTCCAGCTGggctctctgcctccctccggCCAGGTTCTGCCCAACAATAACCCCTGCTACGTCACCGGATGGGGACGCACTGCCA CTGGTGGCAGCCTGTCGGCCCAGCTGAAGGAGGCTTACCTTCCCGTGGTTGACCACAAGACCTGCTCCAGCAAGGGCTGGTGGGGCAGCGCTATCAAGACCACCATGGTGTGCGCTGGTGGTTATGATGAGGCTGGATGCAAT GGTGACTCTGGTGGCCCTCTGAACTGCCTTGTTAATGGAAAGTATGTCGTCCATGGTATTGCCAGCTTTGTGTCTGGTTATGGATGTAACACTTACCAGAAGCCCACCGTCTTCACCCGTGTCTCTGCCTTCATCGAATGGATGGACAAGGTCAGTATTAGGGTATTATATATCT TGCTGGCTGAGGTGGAGCTTCAGTCGAGCGACATGCAGAGGAGATCTGCAGGAAGAGTTGTGGGAGGCGAAGAGGTGCCTCATCACAGCTCCTGGCCTTGGCAG GAGAATGATGCCGCAATGACGCTGTTCCTGTAA